A segment of the Mogibacterium diversum genome:
AACTAAGAGAATGGTTGATGAGGCTGAGAGTGTTGGCGCTGACGCTGTTGTTGCAGTTCGTTATGCATCCGCATCCATAATGCAGAGCGCTGCAGAGGTTATGGCATACGGAACAGCTGTTAAGTTCGTTGACTAATCTTAGATGACTTGGATGCAAGCCAAAGTACTATAAATAATTGAATTTTGCCGGGCCAGAGACTCGCTTATTTAAACGAGCGAGTTAGAAGACCCGGTTTTCATTTGTTTTTGATTTATATACACGTTACTTCCTTGCATATATCACCTATGAGGGATATTATTATACCTATGCTTAAGGTTATTAAATGGATATTTAAGTTAATATTGATAGCTGTAGTCATCATCGTGGGAATCAATCTATTTGTTAAGTTCGAAGGAGAGCGAAGTCTCCGCAGCTTAGATCAAATTCGCGGTCAATCGTATGACTGCATCATCGTGCTGGGTGCAGGGGTGTACGGAAATGGTGAGCCTACTAAGATCTTGAAGGATAGGCTTGACCGTGGTATAGAGCTTTATAATGCGGGGGTAGCACCGAAGCTGCTGCTGTCTGGGGATAATGGCAAGACCAATTACGACGAGGTAAAGGTCATGAAGAACTACTGCTTGAAGCACGGTGTCCCAGCAAAGGACATATTCCTCGATCACGCAGGTTTCTCGACGTATGAATCGATGTATCGCGCAAAGGATATATTCGGTGTAAAGTCAGCTGTAGTGGTTACACAGCATTATCACGAGGGGAGATCGCTATATACGGCAAAGCGGCTTGGCATCAAAGCTGTAGGAGTAAGTGCTGCCGAGAAGAAGTATGACGGCGATGAGGCTCGTGCAATCAGGGAGTTTCTATCTAGAGAAAAAGCTTTTGTGCAGTGCCTTGTGAAACCAGAACCGACGTTCCTCGGAGACAAG
Coding sequences within it:
- a CDS encoding SanA/YdcF family protein, producing MLKVIKWIFKLILIAVVIIVGINLFVKFEGERSLRSLDQIRGQSYDCIIVLGAGVYGNGEPTKILKDRLDRGIELYNAGVAPKLLLSGDNGKTNYDEVKVMKNYCLKHGVPAKDIFLDHAGFSTYESMYRAKDIFGVKSAVVVTQHYHEGRSLYTAKRLGIKAVGVSAAEKKYDGDEARAIREFLSREKAFVQCLVKPEPTFLGDKIDITGDGQVSW